The Edwardsiella tarda ATCC 15947 = NBRC 105688 region TGGTGTGGTGCCGTTTAAGTGGATGGGCCCGGGCGCGGCGCCGGAAAATATTGGTGGTATTATCGCCGCCGACCTGCGCAACAGCGGCAAGTTTAATCCGATCGATGCCAGCCGCATGCCGCAGCAACCGGCGACGGCGGCTGAGGTGACGCCGGCGGCCTGGACGGCGCTGGGCATTGATGCCGTGGTGGTCGGTCAGGTACAACCGGGGGCGGACGGCAGTTATCTGGTCTCCTACCAACTGGTGGATACCTCCGGGAATCCGGGGAGCGTATTGGCGCAGAATCAGTATAAGGTCACCAAGCAGTGGTTACGTTATGCCGCTCATACCGCCAGCGACGAGGTGTTTGAGAAGCTGACCGGTATCAAGGGCGCCTTCCGCACGCGCATCGCCTATGTGGTGCAGACCAATGGTGGCCAGTTCCCCTATGAGCTGCGCGTCGCCGACTATGATGGTTACAACCAATTCGTGGTGCATCGCTCTGCCGAACCGCTGATGTCTCCGGCCTGGTCGTCGGATGGCAGCAAGCTGGCTTACGTCACCTTCGAGAGCGGCCGTTCCGCGCTGGTGATCCAGACGCTGTCTAACGGCGCTATCCGTCAGGTGGCTTCTTTCCCGCGCCATAATGGTTCTCCGGCCTTCTCTCCGGATGGGACTAAACTGGCCTTCGCCTTGTCGAAGACGGGTAGCCTCAACCTGTATGTGATGGACCTCGCTTCTGGCGCCATTCGTCAGGTGACCGATGGTCGCAGTAACAATACGGAGCCGAGCTGGTTCCCGGACAGCCAAAACCTGGCCTTTACCTCTGACCAGGCGGGTCGTCCGCAGATTTATAAAATCAATATCAATGGCGGTGCCGCGCAACGTCTGACCTGG contains the following coding sequences:
- the tolB gene encoding Tol-Pal system beta propeller repeat protein TolB — protein: MKQAFRLMVGLLVLWASVLHAEVRIVITQGVDSARPIGVVPFKWMGPGAAPENIGGIIAADLRNSGKFNPIDASRMPQQPATAAEVTPAAWTALGIDAVVVGQVQPGADGSYLVSYQLVDTSGNPGSVLAQNQYKVTKQWLRYAAHTASDEVFEKLTGIKGAFRTRIAYVVQTNGGQFPYELRVADYDGYNQFVVHRSAEPLMSPAWSSDGSKLAYVTFESGRSALVIQTLSNGAIRQVASFPRHNGSPAFSPDGTKLAFALSKTGSLNLYVMDLASGAIRQVTDGRSNNTEPSWFPDSQNLAFTSDQAGRPQIYKININGGAAQRLTWEGAQNQDAEVSPDGKFLVMVSSNAGAQHIAKLDLGTNATQVLTDTFLDETPSIAPNGTMVIYSSTQGLGSVLQLVSIDGRFKARLPATDGQVKFPAWSPYL